TGCATTCAGCACAGTGGCTTCCAGTGGGTGGTTGGCTGCCCATTCTGCCCAAGTATTCGAGTGGGAGTTTAGTtcagattttgaatttcgaagaacACTCCAAAACCTCGAGAACGAATGCCGAAAAATAAGCTTTTCAAGTACAATATTCGAGTACAATTGTGATTTCTAAGCATGGCATGCATATTTTCAAAAACCATacttgtgcaaaacgaatttctacctttcccaacatgaatgtgttctacattcgggttagcccccggggcaacgaaatggccactctccatacggttcctgaccaaagtgtgtgaccatttccgcgcctaccgaaacttgacatTTGCTTGACGTTCCCGgcgtcaagtatggaggtcgtccgcCAACCAACACCTCCCCCTTGAGGAGGTGAAACAGTTATTGTCGATCCGCATCTTAGTCAAGcacccttttgacacccaaatccgactacttgcatcatacaaaacttagaccgaccttaggttgagaactttgcatgtcgcattcatattcatgctagtttgacaacgtgctatttgtgcatcgtgtgggcgtctttgcccgcgtgaatggctaacctcgagttctagctttgccaaaaccattagtctccaactaggaaacctaacccctaggagcatcattcaaacctcatgcatctaaaattgTCGATTTAGGGTTttctaggagtgccactccatttgattcaaaaaccctaaacacgcctcacgcgcaaatgccaaattccaaatttcaatccaacggcgtcataatgccggattttcaagtccaatttccaattccaaaattcaaaaacccaatctaacggcgtcataatgccggattttcaagtccaatttccaattctaaattcaaatctaacggcgtcataatgccggattttcaattcaaatttccaattccaaatttccaaattcaactgcgtcataatgccgaatttttaattcaaactttcaaatccgagtcctatgtccaaaacctcaagttcaattTTCCAAATCCACGagggcgtaatgccggattttcaattcaatcttCCAAACCTCAAAATTCTACATTCAAGGACTCAAATTTCCAAGTCCAtgacggcataatgccggattttcaagtcttAAATCTCTATTCAAAACCTTTCAAAAATCGAGTTCCAATCTTAAGCTCAAATGCCTAGACCCATGGCGGCCTAATGCCGAGTTTTCAAGTTCCAAAAATTCCAAcaccttcaaaattcaaaattcaaagcctcatcTTCTATAAAAAACTCCTcttttccaattccaagttcaaactcCAAATCAAACTCAAGTTTCGATTTCGCTTTCAAGGTACAAAGATTCTTGTCTACCATTgctcccaaataaaaaattcaaaagcgGTATATGTTGTATTTCGAAGCTAGTCAATTGTTGTATTTCCTGGCGGACTATTTCCAAGTATCTCATCATGGCGTCGTCCTTGGCTTCGTATTCTCCCTTTACTTGGCTGACAATTAGATGTGAGTCAGATAGGACCAGGATTTCTGTTGCTCCCGCTGCTTTGCTCATTTGAATTCCGCATATTAAAGCCTCGTACTcagcttcattatttgacgcctgaaagttgaAGCACATTGCATACTCATAGACATCCCCCTCTGGTGATTCGCAGATGATGCCGGCTCCACACCCATTTTGGGTGGCGGACCCATCTACATGGACTACCCATTGTGTCTTATCATTTTTTAAGTGGGCCGGCCTAGTCATTTCCACAATAAAATCAGCAAATGCCTGCCCCTTTATTGCCTTCCGAGGTTTATATGAAATGTAGAATGCATTGAGTTCGATTGCCCAATTGAGCATTCTTCCGGACGCTTCCAGATTGGTGAATGGTCGTTTCAGAGGTTGATCTGTGTATACTATCAGTCGATGAGCCAAGAAGTAAGGGCGGAGCTTCTTGCCGACCAAGAACAAGGCCAAGCCAAAATTTTCAACAGTTGGGTACCTTAGCTCGGCATTCTGTAGCATGTGGCTGATGAAGTAGACAGGTAACTGTACTCCATCTCTTTCTGTGAGTAAGACGGCACTTAGAGCGTGATCTGAGATGGAAAGATATAGGCATAAAACCTCTCCTTGGAGAGGGCTAACTAGGCGCGGCAGAGTGTGCAGAGATGCTCCTTCAGACGAAGGAAAACAGCTTCTGCCCGTGGCGTCTGTCCGCACTATGAGCCATGGGCATCTCTTTGAGTCTTCGCTCTTTTTTCTGAGGTTTCAACTgttcgctctttttcggagaaGCTCCCCAAGCTGCCGACTCTTTTTACCCTGAGATTGGCCACTTTAATTTCCAAGACCAAAAGGTCATCATCATATGGTGCTGCCGTCTTGCGGTAATCGTCTTTGGAAATTTCCACAGGGGGCAACTCCATTTTCTTGGTGCAGAGATGAGACGAACTGTATTGCAGTCCTTCTCTAGACGGTGCTCCTGCCGCAATCCCTCCTGATATTACCGCTATGAACCCTTCATCTGAATAACTGTTGCTGTTGTCAGAAATGGGGGAGGCACACGACTCCTCGCCGGTTTTCTTGCTGGCTTTAATTGCATCTGTCACACATAGGTACTGATGTAGGTATCCTTTAGCCGCGTAGCCATCCGGTATATCTTCCTCAGCATCCGACAACTTTGGGTGTCATGCCCATCCTCCTTGTGAAAGGCACAGAATGGGGTGTTCTGCTTCGATGCAGGCGACCTTTTGGGGGACCACTGTTCTATTCCCAGATTCCGTCCCTCAGCTAGGAGAATATTTTCAAGAGCCGTGTTGTAGACAAACAGATTTCCCGTTGGCGGCTTCTTTCGTTTCCTTCTCACTTCATTGTCTCGGCCAGTTTCTTTTCGAGTGAGGTTTGCTTGCGGCCTTCTAGAGGTCATGGTGGGCCTACTTGTGAAGTGACTATCTTGAGGCCTGTAAGCTGGCCTTCATGGTGTTAGGCTTGTCCGCCGTCCTGGACGTTCTTCTCTTACATGGTGACTTTCCTCCTTCAGAGGTCGTCTTTCCAGGGGTGGGCCACGTCCATCTGCAACCGATTCCGTCGTCCTGCCGCTTCCTTGCACTGGGTTGGTTTCGCTGAAGGACTTGGTGATTTCTTCCCGGAGGACGTGCTGAAGTCTTTCTTGCCATTCATCCGTGATGTTCTGATGGAGACCATGCAACAGGTGCCGCAGGGATCTCGCGGAGGCTGGACGGCTTGCTGAGGCGTCACAATGCTTGTCATCCTTGCCTCTAACAGGGGCTGCCCTTTGTTGATAGCAGACCGTGCTCCTTCTGCGCTTTCTTCAGATTGCTGTTCGGCCATGATACTAtatctccccacagacggcgccaaatgttgtgggatctttttcggtgatgacgtgtcacgcgttcctcggaggtatcaagtatgcgctggcatgatcctctggcaacctgcaaaacaagaatattcccgtagaaatattccctccgatgcttaagtaagtataagctagagagagaagtaatttgtagagagaagacagagcaaagatagtttaaggtaggtgggaatgaattgaatgcccccctttaccttgggatctgaactatttatagggctagggttccttgggaattgatcccATAACCCTAGCTGTAAGATGTGATGCCTGCTGGGGATTTGGAACACGTGTCCAGGAGAATAGAACCTGATGGACCCTTTTGGACTTGGGCATGGCCACGAATCAAGTGGGCTTTGATAAAGAGGACGTCCTTTTATTGCTTaattgatggggcttgggccaTCATTCAACCCTTAGACCCACGTGCCACCTGTAGGTGGGCTGTACTCATCATTTAGCCCTTGGGCCTTTATTGTGGGAACATCCAAGCCAACATCAGTAACAAATAATTATTCGATTATTTagatggtaaaaaataattttttctttCTATGATTTTTACAAATAGAAAATTAGTTAATGAtcaaataatacgaagtatattggtATGAGTGTTGGTCCGAGTGATGCGAGTAAAAATAgatgaaaaaaacaaaaagggaatattattttttacaaatttttcGTCCAAAAAAAGCCCATGAAAGTACTGGATGCTGTTCTCCATGTAACTTGCGTTAGTGTCTAGCAAACACAACTAGAAACCGGTAGCTCACTAGCTCCCTCACTCTTTACGCAAACTCGTGtcgttgaagagagagaaaaagacaTTATAAAACAGACCCCAACAAAACAAATCTTCATATAAATTCATTCTCGACTACATACATACAGATCTGCTCATTTTTGTTTTTCGCATCAATAACCAATTCGTTCCCCAAAAGCATCATCTGCGTTTGTTCGGAAAAGGTGATATGctaattaatttttattgggtttgattttttcaaaaaaagggCGCATTTTGCAAGATGGGCTCCAGGAAAAAATCAAGCAATTCGTCTAATTCTTCTGCTGCTTCATCGTCTAGGGACTCTAATTCTTCGATCTCAGGTTACCCTTCTATTTTCCAGTAATTTGTTatgattattgttattattgatTGGTTGTTACTATGATTAATAGAATTTGGGGTTTGTTCTTTTGTCCTTTTGTTAGATTGTTTATAGTTGTGAAGTTATTTGTTAGTTTGACTCTGATTTCAATCTGGGTTTGGatgatttcttttgtttttgtttgaaatttgtgttaaatttggCAGAAAAGATTAGGTATTTGAGTATTCATTCCACAATAAGGTTGACTCCATCGATATTGGAGGTGGAATGTGTACAATTACCGGTTTATATGCCTTTCGTTTTACAAGGAAGTGTATGTTAATATCTGATATTGATCAATCTCacacaaataaataataaaacggTTGACGCAATTTATTACTGGTGTGTATGTTGTTATGAAATTTGGAATTGCAAAGGGGGTATGGACTTTATAGAAGGCTGAAGGTTAGGTGGTGGGTTGGACAATCATTTTGTTATAAAGCGGATAAAGTTTTTGGCTTTTGCAATGTGTGGATTGTGGAGAATGGGGTTCTTCTGTATCACCATAATGACGATCTTGGAATCGGCATTATAAACTAAGGCAGCTCTGAGTGCTCCACATTGTTTATCATGCTCATTTTTCATGTATTATATGACAATTTTGGATGAGAACCAGATCTAGGATGATGGTAAGGCTGTTTTCGGAATCTTTGTAGTGAAACGGGGTCATTACTTTTTGGCTGTGTTAGTTCGATACTTAGGTTGACAGAGGGTGTCGGATCCGACACTTCGACACGACATGACACCCAAATATATAGTGGCCTTGTATGAAATTTATTACATCTAGAGTGTCGGATCCTCCGATCCCTTGTCGGACACGACACCCCAATAAGAGTCTGAGCAACATAGCTTTTTGGTACTTAGTCGTAGAATCATACACTCCATTCCAATTATAAATTGTCCGCATAATGACTTGAATGCTTTTTAAAGAAAATTATTGCTTCATAAGTTCATAGTTGTCCACTTGTCCACCGATGTATGTTCTGGATTAGTACATGTAAAGCAATGATGAGTTGTTAGAAAACTTATGCGATGTCAATTTATGGTTGGGCTTTAAAGATCAATGTTCTAGGAGTGATCAGCTAGTTAGAAAATGAATTGAAAACCTTCACAGCTGAAATTTTTGTGTAAGGCTATGTTCTATTCACTTGGAAGCCTCTATACGTATGTGAAGGGGATCGATACGATTTAGAAAATCATTTGGATGCCTTCACAGCTGCAATCTTTGTGTAAGGCTATGTTATATTCACTTGGAAGCCTCTATACTTATCTGAAAGGAACTAATACGAATATTAATTGGATTTACTAtaccttatctgaacttaattttGGGTGTAAAGTTAATATGTTTGCCCTTatgaaattattaattttgtagacctaatctgAACTTATCTCAACTTGCTAGACCtgaaacattgtttaaagtgaAAAGAACAATGCATATCTTTATAATTTGTCCTTTGTAACATAAATCCCGCTCAACTTGATTTTGCTCTTTTCTATTTTTTCACATAAATGACAAGTGATATGTTTGATGGTCAAAGAACTTTGAATATACTTGTAAATGGTTCCTTCATGTGGAATTACTGAATACCAGAAACTGTTGTTAAAAATTAGGAGTTGACTTTGTGGCTCATCTTGGAAGTTTATGTATGTTGCCTGGATCAAACCATAGAATGTTTTCTTACCTGCTTGTTCATGGTAACTAATCTGGGGGCTAGTGAACGTATCAATCTGATGGTTTGTTTGTGGTTGAGTACTTGAGTGTCACCACTCAAAACTTCATTAactatatttcttatttaaccATTAATGATTAGGTCAGCAGCAAGTTGGCTGTCTTTGTAATCTTTGGGGCAAGCTTGCCATTTTCAGGGAATGGCATATACTTTTTTGTTCTCAAAAGTATATTGGAGTTCTTTCTGACACTAATATGCTACATGCAGGACTACGTGAGAAGCATCAACATGAACTCGAGACTTTGACTTTGACTACACATCCGTGCAGAACATTGAAGTTTTTTGCTTTTGCTGTTTTTGATTATGTGAAGCAATCAATTTCATATCTCTTAGAAAAAGGTGGTTGGCTTTTAGTCTGGAGTACCTTGGTAATGTTATGTGGAATTCTCTTGGCAACTATTGAAGGTTCTCATGAAAAGGTACTATATTCTTGACTTTCATCATACTGTATAATTGATTATTCTTGGTAGACTGCATATTAGTAAACAATCATAAATTTGAGTCAAAAGAGACACACCGTTATCAGTGCTCAAAATTTGTAGAAGCTGGGTTATCTATGTTTTCATGATTATAAGGTTGTTAAGGTCGATATAGATCATTGTATATTTAATTGATTACTTATATATGGAGTTTTTCATTCTAGAGAAACAAAAAGTTTTGTATCCACTCAAATCACCAGTAATCGGGGTTTATTTTGGTGTTGCTTTTCTCTTGCAGCATGTCCAGGAGGCTCTGCGGTACCTTCAGTTTGTATTATGGTGGACAGCCCTTGGTGTTGCATCTTCGATTGGCCTTGGTATGTGCATACATTGATGGGGAAGattatttgttttgtttgttgtaGCATTACATGGTAACAGCTAATTAAATGGGTAATTCTTTGTTGTAGAATTACATGGTAGCAGCTAGTTAAATGCGGAACTGTCACAAAGTGACATGACAAGCATACTGATTTTGctttcttctttttgttttgtaCTGTTTACAtcgtcttttttttttgatagcatgattgtttatttactccctctgtatttatttaagggatacacttgccttttccggccgtatttatttaagagatacacttgccatttttagtaacttatcaaccccaccatctaattaaataatatatctacaccccacccccaccccccactccctaaaatgacatggtccccacttgtttttcttattaaaatatctactcaatcccacttgttttattactttatttcattcaattctttttcttaatacgcgtgcccgaccaagtgtatctcttaaataaatacggagggagtacataaaGAGTGTTTGCAATTTCTGCCGGAAATCTTTTCTCCTAAACTTTGAGCATGAATTTAGgtatttgaatttggaacttgaatgtTTCAGTAATGCACATTATTTTCAGCTAAGTTAATTAAAAACATCCCTTATCACTCCTTGTTGCTTTGTTAGGATCTGGACTGCACACTTTTGTCCTCTATTTGGGCCCACATATTGCTCTCTTTACCATAAAAGCAATGCAATGCGGCCGAGTTGATTTGAAAAGTGCTCCATATGATACAATACAGTTGAAACAAGGTCCATCATGGCTTGATAAGGACTGCTCTGAATTCGGACCTCCATTATTTCAGTCTGTTCATGGTTCAAGAGTGCCTCTTAGCAGTATCTTGCCTCAAGTCCAGTTGGAAGCTATTTTATGGGGTGTTGGAACTGCATTGGGTGAACTTCCACCATATTTCATTTCAAGGGCAGGTATGATCTTCGTATCACATGTTAGTATGCATTTTCGCCTATAAATGTTTATTACTCCCCATATCCCTATTCAAAGTTCTCATTTCTCCTTGGCACTTAGGAGAGACGTTTTTGTGGGGTTTTGTTGATTAAAGGCTATGTTACTCCGACACTCCGGTGGAAGGTGTGTGTCGGtgtcgacacgacccgacccgcGACACGACACTCGACACGTGTCCGGGGAGGTGTCGACACCGGTGTCGGAAAAGGGTCCGAATTGCAGTGTCGAAATCGggaggagaaaagaaaagaactaaaaaaataaaaataaaatgcattcgAGATGAAGATATACGTAGTAGATGATAAAATTAGTCTTACCCGGACCAAAAAACAATGGATCTTGAAGAATtcgaaaccctagatctaacAATTGATGGTCGGGGAAGGCGAGAGAAGAAAAAATATGTTGGGGCTTTTGCTGTAGAAGGAAAAACAAGCATAATGAACTCTTCAATTTTCGTTTTCATTGATTATTTTCTTGAGAATCAGCCATAGTCATGGCTGAAGAGGTTTCTCTTTCCCGTCGGTTGTTTTGTGGTTGTTGGTCAAATGGTAAAACTGCTGGTCATTGACTCAttgcacaattttttttttaacctttaaaaaaaataaaataaacaagggTAAGTGTGGCCCGTGTGGGAGCCTGGGAGGTGTGCCAGGTGGGAAACAAACCCACGTGCTATCTGTCATACGGAATACTTTTTTAAGGGAATCTTTCCATTACTGTAGTTTGCAGACAACCATTAGTcaactttttcattttttttaatttctttgtaATTTGTAGTAACACTTTTAAAGAACTATTCTTTGTacctttccctcaaaaaaacaTAACTATTCTTTGTACCTCACTatcttcatattttttttatttgacaactaattttgttattttataaaaagtgtCGCTTTTTTATCCGACACTTTGTATAGGAGCCGTGTCTAAAAATTAAGTCAAGACACTCCTTTGACCGTGTCGGAGTGTCTGCAATTATTTGAATCGGAGTGTCGGATACTCCGACACCCGTGTCGGACACGACACCGACACCCGTATCTGAGTAACATAGATTAAAGGTGAATAAGAAACAGATAGTTGGTATAgatcattgtttttttttatttgggaagGGAAAGTGGGGTTTTCTTGATTAGAAGTGTCTAAAAAGAAATCTGTGGGCAGTGTGATGTTTTATACTATGTGGACCCAACTGAAATGAGAAATTTAAACAGGGACAAACATTTAAGGAGAAACAGGAACTTTAAAAATagagatggagggagtatgtttttcttttaacAGTTAGCAAGAATTAGTTATGTATGTGAATAATGGTGTCCAAactataagtttgaaatgattcTTTTAATGCTGACTGCTGAGCTATTGTCTTGAGTTCTTGACTTGCTTACAGCTTCATTTTTCTTGTGTTTGGTTTACTATTAAAAACTTTCATGTCTTCCTCGTGTCTTTTGAAGGATGTGTTTGCTACCGACTTCTTGGTGTAGCGTGTAAAGTTTGGTGATCTCCAATGTTGTTAAAATCCCGATCGGCTATGTAGAATGTTCTAAAAGACACCACCTGATTTGATTTCATGTTGTTATCCAATTAAGCAGTTTCTCGTTAGATTTCTGTGACACAGGAAGAATTTGTGATGCTTGTAATTGACTTATCTAACTAGGCCAATATTTGGAACTTCAAAAGCCGCCTTTGATGGTTTGCAAATCAAGTGGTTTTTGAAACTGAATTAAAATCCTTTTTCATGTTAGCATCACATTCAAGATTTTTACTTTTGATATGTTCTATGCAATTTTCAATGCATCTTTCCCCGAGCCCCCCAAATTATCCTCTGGTTACCTAAGAGATTTCTCATGACTAAGATGTCCTcttcgtttttcgcatcttctTTGATAAAATGGATGGAATTGGGTACTACGTTGAAAGATTTTCTATATCGTGTACTCGTGTTAGCTGTAGTTATTGCACATTGCTCCACTCAAGTATGACCCTTTCCGAGTTACCTCTGGTTATGTTGCTTTCCCCCCAGCTATTGTTGCCTTGCTTAACACAGTGAAATACAGACAA
This genomic stretch from Spinacia oleracea cultivar Varoflay chromosome 3, BTI_SOV_V1, whole genome shotgun sequence harbors:
- the LOC110778537 gene encoding vacuole membrane protein KMS1 encodes the protein MGSRKKSSNSSNSSAASSSRDSNSSISGLREKHQHELETLTLTTHPCRTLKFFAFAVFDYVKQSISYLLEKGGWLLVWSTLVMLCGILLATIEGSHEKHVQEALRYLQFVLWWTALGVASSIGLGSGLHTFVLYLGPHIALFTIKAMQCGRVDLKSAPYDTIQLKQGPSWLDKDCSEFGPPLFQSVHGSRVPLSSILPQVQLEAILWGVGTALGELPPYFISRAASLSGSKLDPMEELDASSPEESGFIGRHLKQLKYWLLSHSQYLNGWTILLLASVPNPLFDLAGIMCGQFGIPFWQFFLATLFGKAVIKTHIQTIFIISVCNNQLLDWVENELIWVLSHIPGVASVLPTLIAKLHAAKDKYLVTAPPVASKVQVKKWGLSFASIWNTVVWLVLLNFFFKIVNATAQSFLKKEQEKELTSFTKQSPAPKQ